Proteins encoded by one window of Brienomyrus brachyistius isolate T26 unplaced genomic scaffold, BBRACH_0.4 scaffold32, whole genome shotgun sequence:
- the LOC125721110 gene encoding pantothenate kinase 3-like: MELNGYHSEDEGGTETDDGETRLRTPGKGRAGDPRIGGGTEEAAAFPREQGEPSERRARHTADSPRKSRPPFPWFGMDIGGTLVKLVYFEPKDITAEEEQEEVENLKSIRKYLTSNVAYGSTGIRDVHLELKDLTLCGRTGNLHFIRFPTQDLPAFLQMGRDKHFSSLHTTLCATGGGAYKFEADFRMMADLQLLKLDELDCLIRGVLYIDSVNSSGPSECYYFENPMDPVHCIVKPYKLENPYPLLLVNIGSGVSILAVYSKDNFKRVTGTSLGGGTFLGLCCLLTGCSTFEEALEMASLGESTRVDKLVRDIYGGDYERFGLPGWAVASSFGNMMCKEKRESVSKEDLARATLITITNNIGSITRMCALNENIERVVFVGNFLRVNTLSMKLLAYAMEYWSKGQLKALFLQHEGYFGAVGALLELLNPS, translated from the exons ATGGAGCTGAACGGCTATCACTCCGAAGATGAAGGAGGCACAGAAACCGACGACGGCGAGACACGGTTGCGGACGCCCGGAAAGGGAAGAGCGGGCGATCCGCGGATTGGGGGCGGCACGGAGGAGGCAGCGGCCTTCCCGAGGGAGCAAGGCGAACCGAGCGAGCGCCGCGCCAGACACACGGCGGATTCGCCGAGAAAGAGCAGGCCGC CATTTCCTTGGTTCGGAATGGACATTGGTGGGACCCTCGTAAAACTTGTCTATTTTGAACCGAAGGACATCACAGCCGAGGAGGAACAGGAGGAAGTGGAGAACCTGAAGAGCATCCGCAAGTATCTGACCTCTAATGTGGCTTATGGCTCCACCGGCATCCGGGATGTGCATCTGGAACTGAAGGATCTGACTCTATGTGGCCGAACGGGCAACCTGCACTTCATTCGCTTCCCCACCCAAGACCTGCCTGCCTTCCTGCAGATGGGCCGCGATAAACACTTCTCTAGCCTCCATACGACACTCTGTGCCACGGGCGGTGGGGCCTACAAGTTTGAGGCTGATTTCCGTATG ATGGCTGATCTGCAGCTCCTGAAGCTGGATGAGTTGGACTGTCTCATCCGTGGGGTCCTGTATATTGACTCGGTCAACTCCAGTGGACCCTCTGAGTGTTACTACTTTGAAAATCCAATGGATCCAGTGCACTGCATAGTCAAGCCTTACAAACTGGAGAACCCCTATCCACTCTTGCTAGTCAACATCGGATCTGGGGTCAGCATTCTTGCAGTTTATTCCAAAGACAATTTTAAACGTGTCACTGGGACAAG CCTCGGTGGAGGGACTTTCCTTGGGCTGTGCTGTCTGCTGACGGGTTGCTCCACTTTTGAAGAAGCACTGGAGATGGCCTCACTTGGGGAGAGCACTCGGGTGGACAAACTGGTTCGGGACATTTATGGGGGCGACTACGAGAGGTTCGGCCTCCCAGGCTGGGCTGTGGCCTCCAG TTTTGGGAACATGATGTGTAAGGAGAAGAGGGAATCTGTCTCCAAAGAAGACCTGGCCCGAGCAACATTAATTACAATCACAAACAACATTGGCTCCATCACCAGGATGTGTGCCCTGAATGAG AACATAGAAAGGGTGGTGTTTGTGGGGAACTTCCTGAGGGTCAATACTCTCTCCATGAAGCTGCTGGCCTACGCTATGGAGTACTGGTCCAAAGGACAACTGAAAGCGCTGTTTCTTCAACATGAG GGTTATTTCGGAGCCGTGGGAGCACTTCTTGAGCTGTTAAATCCCTCCTAA
- the LOC125721109 gene encoding mitochondrial antiviral-signaling protein-like isoform X3 — translation MPFPCDELYKGYIRRNLARFVTIVKSTEIMVHLPCLTQSDRDEITAKRESRGNYDAMERLLDCLKRRENWPDDLIEALRSCEQWELASELEKEYESLKVRPTRSGGTPASVPATAPVDASRHTVSNLPEHAATEAVPAVPAPSGTGHSASLPSPFQAASADKGITPNHTDTLSGPGEPDSQVSASPHVTQPRVTEEVKNASIVSASSPQESLTGRPVEDTNPTDARPNPFPKLIQTSNPGNDQVTDNHPHAEPSQAHQAQRTARATASSADLNQADNPATSISTDDAMSEEMYFSKPGTLRSHSAELHQYFDNQRAAESVEEEPYSGNSDLSEMSETVQHPEPEENSYESLLDSQDVHVIEGHVTEEIPVLNHAGQPTSPAKEKLTTLHDNHPTSGRADIATHDCPHEGGPSFPYNLLENYSIPLFVLAGACILVLLGRLRK, via the exons ATGCCTTTTCCATGCGATGAATTGTACAAAGGTTACATACGCCGCAACTTGGCAAGGTTTGTGACAATAGTGAAATCAACGGAAATCATGGTTCATCTTCCCTGCCTTACTCAGTCTGATCGG GATGAAATAACGGCTaagagagagagcagaggcaatTACGACGCTATGGAGCGTCTGTTGGACTGTTTGAAGCGGAGAGAGAACTGGCCTGATGATTTAATCGAGGCCCTGAGATCCTGTGAGCAATGGGAACTTGCTTCAGAGCTTGAGAAGGAATATGAATCACTCAAGGTCCGGCCCACTAGGA GTGGTGGCACTCCTGCTTCTGTTCCTGCGACTGCTCCAGTGGATGCCAGCCGTCACACTGTCTCAAACCTTCCGGAACATGCAGCTACTGAAGCTGTCCCAGCTGTTCCAGCTCCATCAGGGACGGGCCACTCAGCTTCACTGCCCAGTCCCTTTCAGGCGGCTTCTGCTGATAAGGGCATTACCCCTAATCACACTGACACTCTTAGTGGTCCAGGTGAGCCCGACTCACAGGTGTCTGCGTCACCCCATGTCACCCAGCCTCGAGTCACAGAAGAAGTTAAGAATGCCTCCATAGTATCTGCATCTAGTCCTCAGGAGAGCCTAACTGGCAGGCCAGTAGAGGATACCAACCCAACAGACGCCCGTCCAAACCCATTTCCAAAACTAATACAGACCTCCAATCCAGGCAATGATCAG GTAACTGATAATCATCCCCATGCGGAGCCTAGTCAAGCACATCAGGCTCAACGTACTGCCAGGGCAACTGCATCTTCTGCTGATCTTAACCAAGCCGATAATCCTGCAACTTCCATCTCCACCGATGATGCCATGTCTGAAGAAATGTACTTTAGCAAGCCTGGAACGCTTCGTTCCCATTCTGCTGAACTACACCAATATTTTGACAACCAAAGAGCTGCTGAGTCAGTGGAAGAGGAGCCATACTCTGGTAATTCTGACCTCTCTGAGATGAGTGAAACTGTGCAACACCCAGAGCCGGAAGAGAACTCTTATGAGAGCCTGCTCGATAGCCAGGATGTGCACGTAATTGAAGGACATGTGACCGAAGAGATCCCTGTACTCAATCATGCAGGTCAACCCACAAGTCCCGCAAAGGAAAAACTGACCACTCTTCATGACAACCACCCCACTTCTGGAAGAGCTGACATCGCAACCCATGATTGTCCACATGAAGGGGGACCCAGCTTCCCCTACAACCTGTTAGAGAACTATTCTATCCCTCTCTTTGTTCTGGCTGGAGCATGCATTCTGGTCTTGCTAGGGAGACTGAGGAAATAG